The Mucilaginibacter terrenus genome has a segment encoding these proteins:
- a CDS encoding pirin family protein → MKYVAEQDRKFTDMGGVKIYHAIFPIQLSPTDDTTWGPVIRFDNKVLLPGRQEVQHFIGKPIQILRIAINGSVDYFDSWGYRTILGEQDALLINSGKDILSAVIQNNDDQADTELLEIWLLSNADEKTYQFHSGPVSREKGKFYTLISAGDDSDNHQLQQKIAIRIGTFNTGLTETIRDIAEGHRIILFVFNGEVIANGQQLKYRDTAIFSGEASITMEFKKDTNLFLMDLRKQTIE, encoded by the coding sequence ATGAAATACGTAGCAGAACAAGACCGGAAATTTACAGACATGGGCGGGGTGAAGATTTACCATGCTATATTCCCGATACAGTTAAGCCCCACTGATGATACAACCTGGGGTCCCGTTATTCGGTTTGATAACAAAGTCTTGCTGCCCGGGAGACAGGAAGTGCAGCATTTCATAGGTAAGCCGATCCAGATACTCCGGATCGCTATCAATGGGTCCGTTGATTATTTCGATTCGTGGGGCTATCGCACCATATTAGGAGAGCAGGACGCGCTGTTGATCAACTCCGGCAAGGACATTCTTTCTGCGGTTATACAAAATAACGACGACCAGGCAGATACCGAGCTATTAGAAATATGGTTATTGTCCAATGCGGATGAAAAAACCTATCAATTTCATTCCGGGCCGGTAAGCCGGGAAAAAGGTAAATTTTATACGCTGATTTCCGCAGGCGATGATTCGGATAACCATCAGCTGCAGCAAAAAATAGCTATACGTATAGGGACCTTTAATACCGGCTTAACGGAAACCATCCGTGATATCGCCGAAGGACACCGGATCATCTTATTTGTATTCAATGGTGAAGTTATTGCCAACGGGCAGCAGTTAAAGTACCGGGACACCGCCATATTTTCTGGCGAGGCCAGCATTACAATGGAATTTAAAAAAGACACCAATTTGTTCCTGATGGACCTCCGAAAGCAGACCATCGAATAA
- a CDS encoding group III truncated hemoglobin, producing MEDIQDLASIRIMVDDFYTRVRKDELLGPVFSSVITGDWQPHLNQMYDFWNAALFGVPGFRGSPFIKHAPLPIGTEHFIRWIKLFNQTIDGHFQGQVAATAKNKAELMSVLFQNKLQYAKGQKKIIF from the coding sequence ATGGAAGATATTCAAGATTTAGCGTCGATCAGAATTATGGTGGATGATTTTTATACCCGGGTGCGGAAGGACGAATTATTGGGTCCGGTATTTTCATCAGTGATTACGGGAGACTGGCAACCGCATCTCAACCAGATGTACGATTTCTGGAACGCAGCACTATTTGGCGTGCCGGGTTTCAGGGGAAGCCCGTTTATCAAACACGCGCCGCTGCCGATAGGTACAGAACATTTCATTCGGTGGATTAAACTGTTCAATCAAACCATCGACGGGCATTTTCAGGGGCAGGTCGCTGCGACGGCTAAAAATAAAGCCGAACTGATGTCAGTATTATTCCAGAATAAGCTCCAGTATGCCAAAGGGCAAAAAAAGATCATTTTTTAA
- a CDS encoding cupin domain-containing protein yields the protein MENLTEDKNVKVVQVAYAASTNMRRHVATCDAYLIAEEGSALLIYADEQLEVNAGSFAMIPANVEHLLKVIQDFKGFIVLKRDGLINFTDEK from the coding sequence ATGGAAAATTTAACGGAAGATAAAAATGTAAAAGTAGTGCAGGTAGCCTATGCGGCGAGTACCAATATGCGCCGGCATGTCGCCACATGCGATGCATACCTTATAGCCGAAGAAGGTAGCGCTTTGCTGATCTACGCAGATGAACAGCTGGAGGTCAATGCAGGGAGCTTTGCAATGATACCTGCCAATGTGGAGCACCTGCTCAAGGTCATCCAGGATTTTAAAGGATTTATTGTTTTAAAGCGGGACGGATTAATCAATTTCACAGATGAAAAATAA
- a CDS encoding cbb3-type cytochrome c oxidase subunit I produces the protein MINQQMIIINSFFMKTKPICFFSALSGLLLLCTNARADELQPLKIDHIGVDLAVAFLLFLLLIIAVWLYRLSRRLREEADAIERPDGQVREQLTSLNRVQIDQLINHSDVEKKPIKRNGRDKAIKALTIAITLVLSGHAAKAQDASVAATINSPGIYIMLVLVMLPLIGLVYIACVKLSRIVNSAREFRLKKQAVRLTQQMEDDEEFFAGVLRRKRALDYTLNDSELAGNVPPDDKKGLLTNVAEVNGVRFISPKRRAAKKHNVDPKLVKLILWFLCTGTFWLVAGTSIGEYIGIKFVSPDADHVSWLSFGRLRPTHTNMVFWGWSSLAMIGLGHYVVTTVSNTVLYSTKWGYYTLILINSAVLCGTISLMAGINNGGGEYREYTWPVMGLFALGIVITLINFLKTIARRKTPEIYISNWYIVSSVMFLTVIVIVGYVPWWQNGLGETIVQGFYMHQAVGMWFMLFNLGLVYYFLPQHLNTPIYSYSLGILAFWSQILFYTLIGTHHFLFSSIPWWLQTVAIVGSVGMLIPVFAGTTNFLMTIRGNYHKISRSYTLPFYVTGIIFYFTGSTQGTAEAFRSTNLVWHFTDFTVAHSHITMYGIIAFMLWACIYTLVPRLTGKEAKQSLVGAHFWMALVGILFYSIPLMVGGTLKGMGWVAGKPFIDGVSLMAPYWLWRAIGGSLMWGSHLLFAWNMYAMTVISTEAEVQAAVFEKLDYLPANATI, from the coding sequence ATGATCAATCAGCAAATGATAATAATTAATTCGTTTTTTATGAAAACTAAACCGATCTGTTTTTTTAGCGCACTTAGCGGATTGCTGCTGCTCTGCACAAATGCCCGGGCTGATGAACTACAGCCGCTCAAAATTGACCATATTGGAGTAGACCTCGCTGTAGCTTTTCTTCTTTTTTTATTGCTGATCATTGCCGTGTGGCTTTACCGTCTTTCCCGCAGGCTGAGGGAAGAAGCCGACGCAATCGAGAGACCGGATGGCCAGGTCCGGGAGCAGTTGACCAGCTTAAACCGCGTACAGATCGATCAGTTGATCAACCATAGCGACGTTGAAAAGAAACCAATAAAGCGCAATGGAAGGGACAAAGCTATCAAAGCATTAACCATAGCAATAACCCTGGTTCTTTCGGGCCATGCAGCTAAGGCGCAGGATGCTTCGGTAGCAGCAACAATAAATAGCCCTGGAATCTACATTATGCTTGTGCTGGTTATGCTTCCCCTGATCGGGTTAGTCTATATTGCTTGCGTCAAATTAAGCCGGATCGTAAACAGCGCCCGTGAGTTCCGCCTTAAAAAGCAGGCTGTCAGATTAACGCAGCAAATGGAAGATGATGAAGAATTCTTTGCCGGAGTGCTGCGCCGTAAAAGGGCACTCGATTATACCTTAAATGACAGCGAACTGGCAGGCAATGTCCCGCCGGATGATAAAAAAGGCCTGCTGACCAATGTCGCCGAGGTAAACGGCGTGCGTTTCATTTCACCGAAAAGGAGGGCGGCCAAAAAGCATAATGTCGATCCTAAACTGGTAAAATTGATCCTTTGGTTCTTGTGTACCGGGACATTCTGGTTGGTCGCGGGTACCTCAATTGGGGAGTACATCGGTATTAAATTCGTTTCGCCGGACGCGGATCATGTCAGTTGGTTAAGCTTTGGCCGGTTACGTCCTACCCACACGAACATGGTTTTCTGGGGATGGTCTTCCCTGGCCATGATCGGACTGGGACATTACGTAGTAACCACGGTAAGTAACACTGTATTATACAGCACCAAATGGGGCTACTACACGCTGATTCTGATCAATTCAGCGGTGTTGTGCGGAACTATTTCGCTCATGGCTGGAATAAATAATGGCGGCGGAGAATACCGGGAATATACCTGGCCGGTAATGGGCCTGTTTGCCCTGGGAATTGTCATCACCCTGATCAATTTCCTAAAAACGATTGCCCGGCGCAAAACTCCGGAAATCTATATTTCTAACTGGTATATTGTTTCTTCAGTCATGTTCCTGACCGTGATCGTCATTGTAGGTTATGTGCCCTGGTGGCAGAATGGATTAGGCGAAACAATCGTGCAAGGATTTTATATGCACCAGGCAGTGGGTATGTGGTTTATGCTTTTTAACCTGGGCCTGGTCTACTATTTTCTGCCTCAACATTTAAATACCCCAATTTATTCTTACAGTTTAGGTATCCTGGCTTTTTGGTCCCAGATACTCTTTTACACGCTGATCGGCACACATCATTTTTTGTTCAGTTCCATACCCTGGTGGTTGCAAACAGTCGCCATTGTCGGCAGCGTGGGTATGCTGATACCTGTTTTTGCTGGCACGACCAATTTCCTGATGACCATACGCGGGAACTATCATAAGATCTCGCGCAGCTACACGCTGCCATTTTACGTCACCGGGATCATCTTCTATTTTACGGGTTCAACGCAGGGGACAGCAGAGGCCTTTCGTTCCACTAACCTGGTTTGGCATTTTACCGATTTCACTGTAGCACACTCGCATATCACCATGTACGGTATCATCGCCTTTATGCTTTGGGCCTGTATTTATACGCTCGTACCCAGGTTGACCGGGAAGGAAGCTAAACAAAGTTTGGTAGGCGCCCACTTCTGGATGGCGCTGGTCGGTATCCTGTTCTATTCGATTCCTTTAATGGTCGGCGGAACATTGAAGGGCATGGGCTGGGTAGCCGGTAAACCGTTTATTGATGGCGTAAGCCTGATGGCTCCCTATTGGCTTTGGCGTGCCATCGGCGGATCGTTAATGTGGGGCTCTCACCTCCTGTTCGCCTGGAACATGTATGCCATGACCGTCATCAGTACAGAAGCTGAAGTGCAGGCGGCGGTTTTTGAAAAATTGGATTACTTACCGGCAAATGCCACAATTTAA
- a CDS encoding cytochrome C, whose product MKNQSFVTLFIDDEPQPVGEFPAPVAFDLDTRKLVDGGHILKVVSKDQKGKEGIKLIPFSVRNGPAIAVEGIRKDEVVEGVLPLMINAYSKGDQRTFVIHGSETPQSIPWWLVAGIILFVAWSGYFIITSLATKL is encoded by the coding sequence ATGAAAAATCAAAGTTTTGTTACTCTTTTTATCGATGACGAACCGCAACCGGTTGGCGAGTTCCCGGCTCCGGTGGCATTCGACCTGGATACGAGGAAGTTGGTCGACGGCGGTCATATATTGAAAGTGGTGAGTAAGGACCAAAAGGGAAAGGAAGGTATAAAACTGATCCCTTTCAGTGTCCGGAACGGCCCCGCCATTGCTGTCGAGGGAATCAGAAAGGATGAAGTGGTCGAAGGTGTCCTGCCATTAATGATCAATGCTTACAGCAAGGGCGATCAGCGGACTTTTGTCATACACGGAAGTGAAACGCCCCAGAGCATTCCCTGGTGGCTGGTCGCCGGAATTATCCTTTTTGTTGCCTGGAGCGGATATTTTATCATCACCTCGCTGGCTACAAAACTCTGA
- a CDS encoding phosphoribosylpyrophosphate synthetase, protein MKLEQMHNYTTVSEAINGLTGRGYTHDFNARAGKACKPCHPSGTALSPEEFEIDEVHRFEGLTDPGDEMILYAISSAGLQIKGILLSAYGMYEEQLTSCIVQNLSFRSSSI, encoded by the coding sequence TTGAAACTAGAACAGATGCATAATTACACTACGGTAAGCGAGGCGATTAATGGATTAACAGGCCGGGGTTACACACACGATTTTAACGCCAGGGCGGGCAAGGCGTGTAAGCCATGCCACCCTTCAGGTACCGCGTTGTCGCCGGAGGAGTTTGAAATAGACGAAGTGCATCGTTTTGAAGGCTTGACAGATCCCGGCGACGAGATGATCCTTTATGCCATATCTTCTGCCGGATTGCAGATCAAAGGCATACTCCTGAGCGCTTACGGGATGTATGAAGAGCAGCTCACTTCATGCATTGTTCAAAACTTATCATTCAGATCATCTTCAATATAA
- a CDS encoding NAD(P)/FAD-dependent oxidoreductase translates to MIETDICIIGAGPVGLFAVFEAGLLKMRCHVIDALPQVGGQLSEVYPHKPIYDIPGYPEIKGLELVDKLIQQIKPFLPGFTLGERVDTIRQLPDQTYELASSEGTIIHCKVIAIAGGLGCFEPRKPVLAGLEKFEGRGISYMIRNPSLYEGKKVIIAGGGDAALDWAIYLADIAKRVTLVHRGDTFRGLPDSASRIFELAREDKITLLLKSHLTKLTGEDHLTHVGITDHQQNEQHLATDQLIPLFGLSPKLGPIADWGLGINQNAILVDTLDYSTNRERIYAIGDINTYPGKLKLILSGFHEAALMMQSAFHFVYPREKLNFKYTTVYGVNTF, encoded by the coding sequence ATGATAGAAACGGATATCTGTATTATTGGAGCCGGCCCGGTCGGACTATTTGCGGTTTTTGAAGCGGGCTTATTAAAAATGCGCTGCCACGTGATCGATGCACTGCCGCAGGTTGGCGGACAGTTATCGGAGGTTTATCCTCATAAACCGATTTATGATATCCCGGGATACCCTGAGATCAAAGGCCTGGAACTTGTGGATAAGCTAATCCAGCAGATCAAACCGTTCCTGCCGGGTTTTACCCTGGGCGAGCGGGTGGATACAATCCGCCAGCTTCCGGATCAAACCTATGAGCTTGCCTCCAGCGAAGGGACGATCATTCATTGTAAAGTCATCGCCATAGCAGGTGGCCTGGGTTGTTTCGAACCACGAAAGCCGGTATTGGCCGGTCTGGAAAAGTTTGAAGGAAGAGGAATCAGCTACATGATCAGAAACCCCTCACTGTATGAAGGAAAAAAGGTGATCATTGCCGGTGGTGGAGACGCTGCTCTGGACTGGGCCATTTACCTAGCGGATATTGCCAAACGGGTTACCCTGGTACATCGGGGTGATACATTTCGGGGACTACCCGATTCAGCCTCGCGGATATTCGAACTGGCACGCGAGGATAAAATCACTTTGCTGCTTAAATCCCATCTGACCAAATTGACAGGTGAAGATCACCTGACGCACGTGGGAATAACAGACCATCAGCAAAATGAGCAGCACTTAGCCACAGATCAGCTGATACCTTTATTTGGCCTGAGCCCCAAACTGGGGCCGATAGCGGACTGGGGGCTTGGCATTAATCAAAACGCGATCCTGGTGGATACCCTAGACTACAGTACAAACCGGGAACGAATATATGCCATCGGCGATATCAATACCTATCCCGGCAAACTGAAATTGATATTGAGCGGGTTTCACGAAGCAGCGCTGATGATGCAAAGCGCCTTTCATTTCGTTTACCCCCGGGAAAAGCTGAACTTTAAATACACCACCGTTTACGGCGTAAATACTTTTTAA
- a CDS encoding 2Fe-2S iron-sulfur cluster-binding protein, with translation MIVLTVENRNGGRLPVEVPEDISLSLMELLKAMGYPIAATCGGLALCATCHVEVLQGAEQLPQPNDAELQMLDTLPALTAGSRLSCQVKIAPIINGMVFRIMPEQ, from the coding sequence ATGATTGTTTTGACTGTAGAAAACCGAAACGGGGGGCGTTTGCCGGTAGAAGTTCCTGAAGATATCAGTCTGAGCCTAATGGAGCTGTTAAAGGCCATGGGGTATCCGATCGCTGCAACATGCGGGGGGCTGGCGCTTTGTGCCACCTGCCATGTGGAAGTTCTGCAAGGTGCTGAACAACTTCCGCAACCGAATGACGCGGAATTGCAAATGCTGGATACGCTCCCGGCGCTAACGGCTGGCAGCCGGTTATCCTGTCAGGTTAAAATTGCCCCTATCATTAACGGTATGGTGTTCCGGATCATGCCGGAGCAATAA
- a CDS encoding cupin domain-containing protein: MIIKKILAELGTTDRPLSKIIKTGDSFKTMAIGLKKGVTWRDHKAIMPTKLMVMEGRVTYVQGEKKVELDKFDDLDIPVNIVHSLQAAENSICILIQG; the protein is encoded by the coding sequence ATGATCATAAAAAAAATTCTGGCGGAACTCGGAACCACCGACCGCCCCCTATCGAAAATTATCAAAACAGGTGATTCCTTTAAAACGATGGCCATAGGACTGAAAAAAGGGGTGACCTGGCGGGACCACAAAGCCATCATGCCGACAAAATTGATGGTAATGGAAGGCAGGGTTACTTACGTGCAGGGAGAAAAAAAGGTCGAACTGGATAAGTTCGATGATTTGGATATTCCGGTCAACATCGTTCATTCCCTGCAAGCCGCAGAAAATAGCATCTGCATCTTAATTCAGGGTTGA
- a CDS encoding cytochrome c, giving the protein MDIYTNHKRLYLAALCLFVFLTIFVAIIPALNNQVNNAPLPGSKPLTALEAAGKGIFIAEGCVACHTQQVRNLEMDRSWGTRPGVAADYARNTRTDIWRNTATLMGSERTGPDLTNIGNRQSSADWHFLHLYNPRSVMPASVMPSYSWLFTVSDYAYTEDVVVTVPEEFRKGVTGKIVASPQALALVAYLKSLKQTPLPTGKPVPVFLYGKATGSGSPAGLPSPAKTGPDGNALYAANCQGCHQENGLGLAGAFPPLKGSKVVLDNSPDVQVTIIMKGYNGRVSEGYGIMPPVGTNNNLKPEEVTAIINHERGSWGNNSKKVTVEEVKKIIASLK; this is encoded by the coding sequence ATGGATATTTATACCAATCATAAAAGGCTTTATCTGGCGGCGCTCTGCTTATTCGTCTTCCTGACGATTTTCGTAGCGATTATCCCGGCCCTAAACAACCAGGTTAATAACGCGCCTCTGCCCGGGAGCAAACCGCTTACGGCGCTGGAAGCGGCGGGTAAAGGGATATTTATTGCTGAAGGATGTGTGGCCTGTCACACCCAGCAGGTCCGCAACCTGGAAATGGATAGAAGTTGGGGGACCCGGCCGGGTGTTGCCGCTGATTATGCCCGGAATACGCGCACAGATATTTGGCGGAACACAGCGACCTTAATGGGCTCCGAACGGACCGGCCCGGACCTGACCAATATCGGCAACCGGCAATCAAGCGCTGACTGGCATTTCCTGCATTTGTACAATCCGAGATCGGTAATGCCGGCATCAGTCATGCCTTCCTATAGCTGGTTGTTCACCGTTAGTGATTACGCTTATACGGAGGATGTAGTGGTGACTGTTCCGGAGGAATTCAGAAAAGGGGTCACCGGAAAAATCGTTGCTTCACCGCAAGCGCTGGCGCTCGTAGCTTATTTAAAGTCTTTGAAACAAACACCGCTGCCCACCGGCAAACCTGTCCCTGTTTTTTTATATGGTAAGGCGACAGGATCTGGAAGCCCCGCGGGTTTGCCAAGTCCGGCCAAAACAGGCCCGGATGGCAACGCTTTATATGCGGCTAATTGCCAGGGCTGCCACCAGGAAAACGGGCTGGGACTGGCCGGCGCTTTTCCACCGCTGAAAGGCAGCAAAGTAGTGTTGGACAATAGCCCGGACGTGCAAGTGACAATTATCATGAAAGGGTATAACGGCCGCGTAAGCGAAGGTTATGGCATCATGCCACCGGTGGGAACCAACAACAACCTGAAACCGGAAGAAGTAACCGCCATTATCAACCATGAGCGGGGAAGCTGGGGGAATAATTCCAAAAAGGTAACGGTTGAAGAAGTGAAAAAGATCATTGCGTCATTAAAATAA
- a CDS encoding helix-turn-helix domain-containing protein: MEDISLYSISRLQKVFALTTKRNDYFFVDFGKEPVFTNEPFRTETYTILFLKEGSINLQAGLTSQEVFGPAIITIGPSVTRTFRRSTETPVMELLFFTDAFLLETRSNIFYLNKYVFFEDNDHHILKLDETAVKRITPIFDLIRTTFNVEHTNESVLMRSYSYLLIHEVDALHKSIGNPSLPGDEQSSIFIKFRNLLTREFWRQRSVSFYANNLNVTPKYLSELIKKQTGKTAGEWIDRAVILEAKVLLQNKELGIAQVSDKLHFSDQSVFGKFFKAHEGISPVEYRKSLK, from the coding sequence ATGGAAGATATCAGTTTGTATTCGATCTCCCGGCTCCAAAAAGTTTTTGCACTGACCACTAAAAGAAATGATTATTTCTTTGTGGATTTCGGTAAGGAACCGGTATTTACAAACGAGCCGTTCCGTACCGAAACTTACACCATTTTGTTTTTAAAGGAAGGCAGCATCAATCTTCAGGCCGGTTTAACCTCTCAGGAAGTATTCGGGCCTGCTATCATCACCATAGGCCCCTCAGTAACCCGTACCTTCCGGCGCAGCACGGAGACGCCTGTAATGGAGTTGTTATTTTTCACCGACGCTTTTTTGCTGGAAACCAGGTCAAATATTTTTTACCTGAATAAGTATGTTTTTTTTGAGGACAATGACCACCACATATTAAAGCTCGATGAAACGGCCGTAAAACGGATCACCCCTATATTTGATCTGATCAGAACTACTTTCAATGTCGAACATACCAACGAATCCGTTTTGATGCGTAGTTACAGCTATTTGTTGATCCATGAAGTTGACGCGCTACATAAAAGCATTGGCAATCCTTCGCTGCCAGGCGATGAACAAAGTTCGATCTTCATCAAATTCCGAAACCTGTTAACCAGGGAGTTCTGGCGGCAGCGCTCGGTTAGTTTTTATGCCAATAACCTGAACGTTACACCAAAGTATCTTTCCGAATTAATTAAAAAACAAACCGGAAAAACCGCAGGTGAATGGATTGACCGCGCTGTTATTTTAGAGGCGAAAGTTTTGCTACAGAATAAAGAATTGGGTATTGCCCAGGTAAGCGACAAATTACATTTCTCAGATCAATCCGTATTTGGCAAATTCTTTAAAGCCCATGAAGGCATATCTCCTGTAGAATACCGGAAAAGCCTTAAATAA
- a CDS encoding hemerythrin domain-containing protein, with amino-acid sequence MPFSRDHHAGLLFCWKIKEGLKKGASFDRIANYVRFFWEEHLREHFQEEEILLFNQQDTELARRGKAEHVALESLFLAAIEGRLARPDCLPFAEQLTAHIRFEEREFFPFMENNLPPQVLSAISDILIRLHTRPFEDNYPDEFWIK; translated from the coding sequence GTGCCTTTTTCCCGGGATCATCATGCAGGCCTGCTATTCTGCTGGAAAATCAAAGAAGGACTCAAGAAAGGGGCATCTTTTGACAGGATTGCAAACTACGTCCGCTTTTTCTGGGAGGAACACCTCAGGGAGCATTTTCAGGAAGAAGAGATCCTTTTATTCAATCAACAGGATACTGAATTGGCACGCCGGGGAAAGGCAGAGCACGTAGCGCTGGAATCGTTGTTCCTGGCAGCCATTGAGGGGCGGTTAGCCCGGCCGGACTGTTTACCTTTCGCCGAACAATTGACCGCGCATATCAGGTTCGAAGAACGTGAATTTTTTCCTTTTATGGAAAACAACCTGCCACCGCAGGTATTGTCCGCCATCAGTGATATATTGATCAGGCTGCATACACGACCGTTCGAGGATAATTATCCCGACGAATTTTGGATTAAATAA